A genomic region of Papaver somniferum cultivar HN1 chromosome 7, ASM357369v1, whole genome shotgun sequence contains the following coding sequences:
- the LOC113293974 gene encoding uncharacterized protein LOC113293974, whose protein sequence is METFMLLKWLINSLGTVNFGYKKSSSSMNDKTHEISFYSMHDDEEKKFNKVTAKSSGFQMPLHYPRYKKSDYEKMEEWKVDMVLREYGLDSFKGTLDEKKEFAMGTFLWPDQL, encoded by the coding sequence ATGGAGACTTTTATGCTATTGAAATGGCTTATTAACTCATTAGGCACAGTGAATTTCGGGTACAAAAAATCATCATCGTCGATGAATGATAAGACTCACGAGATAAGTTTTTACTCAATGCATGATGATGAAGAGAAGAAATTCAACAAGGTCACAGCGAAATCATCAGGTTTTCAAATGCCACTTCACTATCCTCGTTACAAGAAGTCAGATTATGAGAAAATGGAAGAATGGAAGGTTGATATGGTTCTAAGAGAATATGGTCTTGACAGTTTTAAGGGTACCCTTGATGAGAAAAAGGAATTTGCTATGGGTACTTTCTTGTGGCCTGATCAGCTCTAA
- the LOC113293975 gene encoding F-box protein At3g07870-like, whose product MVPNKAIKALVGNTFVSCHITNLYHFVFDSQSTRPYSCQFLMGNCLPKEITTDILSRLPNESLWECKLVCKPWRDLIVSDPSFTHMHIQHRQRGTCNKHDSSAGQCVKRLYYAEFNKSNEKFVRVKDLDLTHREADNGIDYDTLPNDRWGPEPWEIPFGEEIEHYEEIVGSCNGLVCITLSYNIKEELFYKPLYVCNPMTRECVVLPKIIVPTESDDEPCYSDDEVELWHGDFNDGFGYSPSTNEYKVVRIYYDEVYVYTLGDGKGWRHIGTKEYKSGAGEYVHRAYNWLDKDRNLVSFDLEDEKFGVLPSPPCFRDWDDYSYELREDGECLSIVHRNQRYVYDIWLLKKKELEKNETNKDEQDYQQSSWSWMKGFTLYDDRDVSLKSNHKKPKPFAITKDSEVLFHDDRFFYRHDLNTRTSYPLVVLRSAPALGERDTKTLTQDKIIVQKCLVPELTYNILEDETKKRKERTEGHQCWRWPDVPG is encoded by the exons ATGGTACCTAATAAAGCCATAAAGGCACTTGTCGGTAATACTTTTGTTTCTTGTCACATTACCAACTTGTACCACTTCGTCTTTGATTCACAGAGTACACGGCCATACTCATGTCAG TTTTTGATGGGGAATTGTCTTCCTAAAGAGATTACTACAGACATACTATCTCGTTTACCCAATGAGTCACTCTGGGAATGCAAGTTAGTATGCAAACCTTGGCGAGATCTAATTGTTTCTGATCCATCTTTCACTCATATGCATATACAGCATCGTCAGCGTGGGACTTGCAATAAACATGATTCTTCTGCAG GACAATGTGTAAAAAGATTGTACTATGCGGAATTCAATAAAAGTAATGAAAAATTTGTTAGAGTTAAAGATCTTGATTTAACGCATAGAGAAGCAGATAATGGTATTGATTATGATACACTACCTAATGACCGGTGGGGTCCAGAACCGTGGGAAATACCGTTTGGTGAAGAAATAGAACATTATGAAGAAATTGTTGGCTCATGTAATGGGTTAGTTTGCATTACGTTGTCTTACAATATCAAAGAGGAATTATTCTATAAACCTTTGTACGTGTGTAATCCCATGACGAGAGAATGTGTTGTTCTTCCGAAGATAATTGTTCCAACTGAATCTGACGATGAACCATGTTATAGTGATGATGAGGTTGAGTTATGGCATGGTGATTTTAATGATGGATTCGGTTACAGTCCTTCGAcgaatgagtacaaggttgttagaaTTTACTATGATGAGGTATATGTGTACACTCTTGGGGATGGCAAGGGGTGGAGACATATTGGAACTAAAGAATACAAATCTGGCGCAGGGGAGTATGTACATCGAGCATATAACTGGTTAGACAAGGATCGGAATTTAGTGTCGTTTGATTTAGAAGATGAAAAGTTTGGAGTGCTCCCTTCACCACCTTGCTTCCGTGATTGGGATGACTATTCCTATGAATTAAGAGAAGATGGAGAATGTTTGAGCATAGTCCACAGAAACCAAAGATATGTCTATGACATATGGTTACTGAAGAAAAAGGAGCTTGAGAAGAATGAAACGAATAAGGATGAGCAAGACTACCAACAGTCATCATGGAGTTGGATGAAAGGATTTACTCTTTACGATGACCGTGATGTCTCGCTGAAGTCAAACCACAAAAAACCCAAACCATTTGCAATTACGAAGGATAGTGAAGTTCTATTCCACGATGATAGGTTTTTCTATCGCCATGACCTGAATACTAGAACATCATATCCTCTCGTGGTTTTAAGAAGCGCTCCG GCGTTAGGAGAAAGAGATACAAAAACGCTGACCCAAGATAAGATTATAGTTCAAAAGTGCTTAGTTCCCGAGCTAACGTATAACATACTGGAGGATGAGACAAAGAAAAGGAAGGAAAGAACAGAGGGGCATCAATGTTGGCGTTGGCCGGATGTCCCTGGGTGA